Genomic window (Streptomyces sp. LX-29):
GCGGCGTGCTGCGCTGCGGGCAGCCGGTGACCGAGGTCGTGGTGCGCTCCGGTCGTGCCGTGGCGGTGCGGACGGCGGACGGCGAGACCGTCCCGGCGCGCCGGGCGGTGCTGGCGGCGGTGTCGGCTCCCACGCTGTACGGCCGGCTCGTCGCGGCCGGCCACCTGCCGGGACAGGTGCTGCGGGATCTGCGCAGGTTCCACTGGGACTTCGCCACCTTCAAAGTCGACTGGGCGCTGTCCGGCCCGGTCCCCTGGACCGCCCCGGAGGCGAGGGACGCCGGTACCGTCCACCTCTCCGACGGGGTCGACGGCCTCACCCGGTTCGCCGCGCAGCTCGCCATGGGGCAGGTGCCCGAGGAACCCTTCGCGGTGTTCGGCCAGATGACCACCGCGGACGCCTCGCGCTCTCCGCGGGGCACGGAGTCCGCCTGGGCCTACACCCACCTTCCGCAGCGGATCAGCGGCGACGCCGGCGAGGGCGGCATCACCGGGGAGTGGGAACTGCCGGAACAGGGGCGCCTGATGGCCGAACGGCTGGAGGACCAGGTGGAGCGGTACGCGCCCGGCTTCCGCTCACTGGTCCGAGCCCGCCGGGTGCTCGCCCCGTACACGTTGGAGGCGATGGACGCCAATCTGCACGGTGGAGCCATCAACGGCGGCACCTCCGCGCTCCACCAACAGCTCGTCTTCCGCCCCATCCCCGGCGCCGGGCGCCCCGAGACCCCGGTCAAGGCCCTCTACCTGGCCTCGGCCGGCGCCCACCCCGGCGGGGGCGTCCACGGCGCCCCGGGCGCCAACGCCGCCCGCGCCGCCCTGCGTCGGCGTCCCCACCCTCTCCCCCTCAGCCGCGTCCAGCGCGTGCTGACGGCCCGCGGCGCCATCGAGGGACGAAGCCGCCCGAGGTCCGGTGCGGGCGGTCGGGCATGAGGTCGGATCCCGTCCTCGGAGGTCGGGTCGCCGTCGTGACGGGCGCCGCCCGCGGAGTGGGAGAGGCCGTGGCGCGGACGCTTGCCGGGCGGGGGATGAGACTGGCGCTGCTGGGGCACGAGGAGGCCGAGTTGGAACGGGTCGCCGCCGGTCTGCCCGATGCCGTCGCGTGGCCCGTCGACGTCACCGCCGATCGCGCGATGGCCGACGTCGCCGACCGGGTGCGGGAGCGCTTCGGTCCCGTGTCCGTGGTGGTCGCGAACGCCGGGGTGGCGGCGGGCGGACCCTTCCTGCGGTGCGACCCGGCGATCTGGTCGCGGGTGGTGGAGGTGAACCTCGTGGGCAGCGCGGTGACCGCCCGCGTCTTCCTCCCGTCGCTGCTGGCCACCCGCGGCTACTACCTCCAGGTCGCCTCCCTGGCGGCCTTCGCGCCCGCGCCGATGATGACGGCGTACGGAGCCTCCAAGGCGGGTGTCGAGGCGTTCGCCCACGCTCTGAGGGCCGAACTCGCGCCCACCGGGGTCGGGGTCGGGGTGGCGTACTTCGGCTGGACGGACACGCAGATGATCGCGGCGGCCGATCGGGAGCCCGCCCTGAGGCTGCTGCACGACCGCATGCCCTGGCCGGCCGGCCGGACCTATCCGGTCCAGCGGGTGGCGGACCGCCTGGTACGCGGCATCGAACGCCGCGCGCCCGCCGTGTACGCCCAGCCGTGGCTGCGCGGCCTGCACCTGGTGCGGCCGGCCCTGCCCGCCATCGTGGCCCACGGCGCCCGGCGCGAACTGCGCCGCTGGGCCCCGGACGACGACGACCTCACGGCCACCGGTCTGCTGGGAAGGGGAGGAAGGGCCGACGAGGCGGCCCGCCGCGAGGCGTGACCGGCCGTGGCCGTAGCGCGTGCGTGGCTCGCGCCCGCGGCCGTGTCCTACACGCTCGTCAGGAGCTGGGGTGACAGGTTCTTCACCATGGTGTGGGTCCAGCGCGTCTGCCGCAGCGTCCGCACACGGTGGTGGGGAAGGGGTGGTCCTGCAGCAGCACCGGCCCGCGAGGCCCGGCTTTGAGGGAGTGGTCCGTGTCGTACAGCCGGGCGCCCTGGGCCGAGGTCAGGTAGGGGCCTTCCTGGGCCACCTTCGCCTGGTCCACACCGGTGGGCTGCCCGGTGGGGCTGACCGTGTCCGGCCCGTGCTGGTCGGGCTTGGGTGGCAGCGGCCCGCGGGCCCGGGTCGGTTCGTCCACCGACGGCGGCTCGGGGGCCGGGCGGCCCGGGAGGTCGCCGGACGTGGGGTGGGAGCGGGCCTTGTCCATCGTTCCTCCGTCACTCCTGGGTCGGCGACGCCACAGCCTTGACCGGCCGAGCACGGCTCGAAACGGGGCCGCCGGCGGCGTCCGCCCATCGGACGATCCCCTCGGGCGAACGGCGGGTGGTGGCGCCGGGTATCACCGCCGCGCCTACCCGCTGACTCGGTGTCCACTCTGTGGCGTAGCGGAGAGCGCGAACCGGTGGCGCCGCGGAGACCGGCAGCCTGCGGGGTCGCGGAGACCGCGAACCTGTGGCGTCCGCGTCCGTCGGGCGCGGGTTCACCGCGGGGATCGGTCGTCGACGGCCGTCATCGCGCGAGAAGGGTTGCCGATCGGGGGTGTCTCAGGATTCGGAGACCACCTTGACGGAGGCCAGTTCGGGATCCGCGGCGTCGGGGACGACCATGCCCGCCTCCACGCCCGAGCGCAGGTACCGCAGGACGGCCGTGTCGAGGCGTTCACCCGGAAGCGCCGCGGGAATGCCGGGCGGGTAGGGGGTCAGCATCTCGGCCGCGACGCGGCCGGCCGCGTCGGCCACCGGGATCTGCTCGGTGGGCCCGAAGAAGGCGTCGCGTGGCAGGGCGACCTGCTCCAGACGCAACTGCGGCGGATCCGGTACCTCCACCGTCGCCCCGGTGCGCAGCCGTGGCGCGTTGCGGGCGAGGTCTCGCAGGGCGCTGAGCAGGGTGTCGGCGGTCTCTGGGGAGTCGGCGTGGGTGAGCTGGGCGCTGATCCGGCGGTGATCGCAGACGTGCAGGTTCACCTGGTGCCGTTCGCGGAGCCAGTCGGCGGCGCGGTATCCGGTGACTCCCAGGGCGGAGATGTCGATGATGACCTGGAGCGGGTCCAGGTCGGCGGCGCGACCGGGGGCGCAGAACTCGTCGCGGCCGTGCACATGCATCCCGTCGATCTCCTCGACGCGGTCGCGCACGGTGCCGGCCAGGTCGAGGGCCGCGTCGTAGAGCCGCCGGCCGTCTTCGGCCATCTGCCGACGCCAGCCGTCGAGAGCGGCGTAGACGAGCACGGACGGGCTGGTGGTGCCGAGGAGGTCGGCGCAGGCCGCGAGCATGGGCACGGTGATCCGGTCCCCCTGGAGGTGGAAGACGGAGCTTTGCTCGAGCCCGGAACCCATCTTGTGCACGGAGGTGACGCAGACGTCCGCTCCGGCGTCCATGGCCCAGGTCGGAAGGTCGGGGTGGAACGGCAGATGAGCGCCCCACGCCTCGTCGACGATCAAAGGCCGGTCCCGACGATGGCAGAGCTCGGCGAGCGCGACCAGGTCGGCGCAGGTGCCGTAGGGGGTGGGGCTGGTGACCAGCGCTCCCCTGGCGTCGGGATGCTCGGCGAAGGCCGCCTCGAAGGCGTCCGGAGACGGTGGGTGCGCCAGATGCAGGTCCGGGTCCCAGGCGGGATCCACCCAGATGGGACGCACCCCCGAGAGGATCAGGCCCGAGACGACGGACTTGTGCGCGTCACGGCCGAGGAGAAGCTTCTCGTGCGGCCCGGCGACCGCGAGCATGGCCGCCTTGACGGACAGTGAGCTTCCACAGGTCGAGAAGAAGGTGTGCTCGGCGCCGCCGGCGTCAGCCATCAGCTCCTGTGCCCTCTCCAGCACATGGTGCGAGGAGGTGCGGTCGTCCAGACCGCTGGTCGCCAGTACGTCACTGGTGTACACCGCGTCGCCGAGGACGGCACGCGCACGGGGATCGGCGCCGCGCCCCTGCTTGTGACCGGGTGGGGTGAACGGGGTCTGACCGGAGCGGGCGTAGGCGACGAGAGCCTCCAGCACCGGTGCGTGAGACTGGTCCATGGAGGATCGGCTCCCCGGTGAGACGGCCGAGGAAACCCAAGCGTGGCCCACAAGGGTAAGGGCCCGTCACCGACCGGGCGGGTTGCCCGCCGCTCTGGCGGCGGGTGTCTCGGTCCGTCCGAGCCCGGCGGGGTGGGGGCCTCGGGCAGGGCACGGGACGATCTGAAGCGGGCCATCGGCATGGACGAGGAGCGCTGACAGCCGAGGGCAGGTCTGAC
Coding sequences:
- a CDS encoding NAD(P)/FAD-dependent oxidoreductase; this translates as MPDAVVIGAGPNGLVAANVLADAGWSVEVLEAQPEPGGAVRSDRGVHPDYVSDVFSSFYPLAAASPVLAALDLEAEGLRWSHAPRVLAHPLPDGRCAVLEHDVRDTAAGLDGFAVGDGEAWERLCAVWDRVGEDLMGALFTPFPPVRAAAGLAVRLRAAGGLRLARMLTLPVRRLGEEEFAGVAGRLLLAGNALHSDLAPEAAGSGGFGWLMAMLGQRGGFPVPLGGAQELTAALVRRLERRGGVLRCGQPVTEVVVRSGRAVAVRTADGETVPARRAVLAAVSAPTLYGRLVAAGHLPGQVLRDLRRFHWDFATFKVDWALSGPVPWTAPEARDAGTVHLSDGVDGLTRFAAQLAMGQVPEEPFAVFGQMTTADASRSPRGTESAWAYTHLPQRISGDAGEGGITGEWELPEQGRLMAERLEDQVERYAPGFRSLVRARRVLAPYTLEAMDANLHGGAINGGTSALHQQLVFRPIPGAGRPETPVKALYLASAGAHPGGGVHGAPGANAARAALRRRPHPLPLSRVQRVLTARGAIEGRSRPRSGAGGRA
- a CDS encoding SDR family oxidoreductase, producing MRSDPVLGGRVAVVTGAARGVGEAVARTLAGRGMRLALLGHEEAELERVAAGLPDAVAWPVDVTADRAMADVADRVRERFGPVSVVVANAGVAAGGPFLRCDPAIWSRVVEVNLVGSAVTARVFLPSLLATRGYYLQVASLAAFAPAPMMTAYGASKAGVEAFAHALRAELAPTGVGVGVAYFGWTDTQMIAAADREPALRLLHDRMPWPAGRTYPVQRVADRLVRGIERRAPAVYAQPWLRGLHLVRPALPAIVAHGARRELRRWAPDDDDLTATGLLGRGGRADEAARREA
- a CDS encoding ornithine decarboxylase, translating into MDQSHAPVLEALVAYARSGQTPFTPPGHKQGRGADPRARAVLGDAVYTSDVLATSGLDDRTSSHHVLERAQELMADAGGAEHTFFSTCGSSLSVKAAMLAVAGPHEKLLLGRDAHKSVVSGLILSGVRPIWVDPAWDPDLHLAHPPSPDAFEAAFAEHPDARGALVTSPTPYGTCADLVALAELCHRRDRPLIVDEAWGAHLPFHPDLPTWAMDAGADVCVTSVHKMGSGLEQSSVFHLQGDRITVPMLAACADLLGTTSPSVLVYAALDGWRRQMAEDGRRLYDAALDLAGTVRDRVEEIDGMHVHGRDEFCAPGRAADLDPLQVIIDISALGVTGYRAADWLRERHQVNLHVCDHRRISAQLTHADSPETADTLLSALRDLARNAPRLRTGATVEVPDPPQLRLEQVALPRDAFFGPTEQIPVADAAGRVAAEMLTPYPPGIPAALPGERLDTAVLRYLRSGVEAGMVVPDAADPELASVKVVSES